Proteins from a single region of Ziziphus jujuba cultivar Dongzao chromosome 1, ASM3175591v1:
- the LOC107434437 gene encoding uncharacterized protein LOC107434437 isoform X2: protein MHLLEIAATQPAFQNHLGTLRAQAPLHGKVTSRPFTYGNEKRLFSAWRFLDITKNLNFNKWHHEMPSCRLVIKAVATLEPTSVVKNEDAHSGHNNSKLGVDASLPKAQLKTFDENSTELDEREKLRRMRISKANKGNTPWNKGRKHSPETLQRIREGTRLAMQNPKVKMKLVNLGHAQTEETRIKIGVGVRMGWERRRQKLLVQETCHFEWQNLIAEASRQGSVDEEELQWDSYKILDEQLKREWLESVELRKTMPRPKGSKRAPKSLEQRRKIAEAISRKWSDPEYRERVCSALAKYHGTPAGTERKPRRRPTSEAQSTRRSPAKKKVVAEYSSPKTETKIQNQREKLRKRNAPLYKDPLASSKLEMIKNIRAQRAAVETKKSETIERARLLIAEAEKAAKALEVAATKSPIAQASLMETRMLIAEAVQSIESIESGLISSQENGKYPLPSPTPTPTSNEMDGQADMEIDGRKPVLDKADDKKVNGNHSLASSKEEDFDLGKFTLQHIPSGEDEFLPVSSSDYALSPFIFESLIKQSDSGDEPNKVELNKHGEEEKVPPINGSKVETPEEDRPSNLVTVTKKWVCGRLVEVAEGA from the exons ATGCATTTACTTG AGATTGCTGCTACACAGCCCGCCTTCCAAAACCATCTGGGTACACTCAGGGCTCAGGCCCCTCTTCATGGTAAAGTAACTTCAAGACCATTTACTTATGGAAATGAGAAGAGATTGTTCTCTGCTTGGAGATTTCTGGACATAACTAAAAATTTGAACTTTAACAAGTGGCACCATGAAATGCCTAGCTGTAGACTTGTTATTAAGGCAGTTGCTACTCTTGAACCCACAAGTGTGGTTAAGAATGAAGATGCACACTCTGGTCACAACAATTCAAAGCTGGGTGTAGATGCAAGTCTTCCAAAAGCTCAGCTCAaaacttttgatgaaaattctacagaattggatgagagagagaaattgagaCGAATGAGGATCTCTAAAGCAAATAAAGGGAACACGCCATGGAACAAAGGCAGGAAGCACAGTCCTG AAACCCTTCAGCGGATCAGAGAGGGAACAAGGCTTGCAATGCAGAATCCTAAG GTCAAAATGAAGTTGGTTAACCTTGGACATGCTCAAAC CGAAGAGACAAGGATAAAAATTGGGGTTGGAGTACGAATGGGATGGGAAAGACGACGTCAGAAGCTACTGGTGCAGGAAACTTGCCACTTTGAATGGCAGAACTTAATTGCAGAAGCTTCAAGACAAGGCTCTGTTGATGAGGAAGAGCTGCAATGGGATTCCTACAAGATCTTGGATGAACAGCTTAAGCGTGAGTGGTTGGAGAGTGTCGAACTGAGGAAAACAATGCCTAGGCCAAAAGGAAGCAAGAGAGCACCCAAGTCTCTTGAGCAAAGGAGGAAGATAGCAGAAGCAATCTCTCGAAAATGGTCTGATCCT GAGTACCGCGAACGGGTTTGTTCTGCTTTGGCTAAATATCATGGCACACCAGCTGGAACAGAAAGAAAGCCCAGGAGAAGACCGACTAGTGAAGCACAGTCCACAAGAAGAAGCCCTGCAAAGAAAAAAGTTGTTGCTGAATACAGTTCTCCTAAGACTGaaactaaaattcaaaatcagCGAGAAAAGTTGAGGAAACGCAATGCACCCTTGTATAAAGATCCTTTGGCAAGTTCTAAGCTGGAGATGATAAAAAACATCAGAGCACAGAGAGCAGCAGTAGAAACCAAGAAATCTGAAACCATTGAACGAGCTAG GCTATTGATTGCTGAAGCTGAAAAGGCAGCCAAGGCCCTTGAGGTTGCTGCAACAAAGAGTCCTATTGCTCAAGCTTCTCTCATGGAGACTAGAATGCTTATAGCTGAGGCAGTTCAGTCAATTGAATCTATTGAGTCAGGTTTGATATCCTCCCAGGAGAATGGCAAATACCCTTTACCTTCACCTACACCTACACCTACATCAAACGAAATGGATGGTCAGGCTGACATGGAAATAGATGGTAGAAAGCCGGTTCTGGATAAAGCAGATGACAAAAAAGTGAATGGAAATCATAGCCTAGCATCAAGTAAAGAAGAAGACTTTGATTTAGGGAAGTTCACCTTGCAGCATATACCCAGTGGTGAAGATGAATTTCTCCCAGTGAGTTCCAGTGACTACGCTTTGTCTCCCTTTATTTTTGAGAGCCTAATAAAACAATCAGATTCAGGAGATGAACCTAACAAAGTGGAATTGAACAAACACGGTGAAGAAGAGAAGGTCCCTCCAATCAATGGGTCCAAGGTAGAAACTCCTGAAGAGGATAGGCCTTCTAACTTGGTAACTGTAACTAAAAAGTGGGTTTGCGGGAGGCTCGTTGAAGTAGCAGAAGGAGCTTAG
- the LOC107434409 gene encoding 26S proteasome regulatory subunit 7, which translates to MAPEPEDDFKDEKNPKPLDEDDIALLKTYGLGPYSTHIKKVEKEIKEMAKKVNDLIGIKESDTGLAAPSQWDLVSDKQMMQEEQPLQVARCTKIINPNSEDAKYVINVKQIAKFVVGLGDKVSPTDIEEGMRVGVDRNKYQIQIPLPPKIDPSVTMMTVEEKPDVTYNDVGGCKEQIEKMREVVELPMLHPEKFVKLGIDPPKGVLCYGPPGTGKTLLARAVANRTDACFIRVIGSELVQKYVGEGARMVRELFQMARSKKACIVFFDEVDAIGGARFDDGVGGDNEVQRTMLEIVNQLDGFDARGNIKVLMATNRPDTLDPALLRPGRLDRKVEFGLPDLESRTQIFKIHTRTMNCERDIRFELLARLCPNSTGADIRSVCTEAGMYAIRARRKTVTEKDFLDAVNKVIKGYQKFSATPKYMVYN; encoded by the exons ATGGCACCAGAACCGGAAGACGATTTCAAGGACGAGAAGAACCCTAAGCCTCTGGACGAGGATGACATTGCTCTCCTCAAAACTTAC GGTTTAGGACCTTACTCTACTCATATCAAGAAAGTGGAGAAGGAAATTAAGGAGATGGCCAAGAAGGTCAACGATTTAATTG GTATCAAAGAGTCTGATACTGGATTAGCTGCACCTAGCCAGTGGGATCTTGTTTCTGATAAGCAAATGATGCAGGAGGAGCAGCCTCTTCAG GTGGCGAGATGCACTAAGATTATTAATCCAAACTCTGAAGATGCCAAATACGTGATTAATGTTAAACAGATTGCAAAG TTTGTTGTTGGGCTGGGAGACAAAGTTTCCCCAACTGACATAGAAGAGGGCATGCGTGTCGG GGTTGACAGAAATAAATACCAGATTCAAATTCCATTGCCACCTAAAATTGATCCGTCTGTCACCATGATGACAGTGGAAGAGAAGCCAGATGTGACCTACAATGATGTCGGTGGATGCAAAGAGCAGATTGAAAAGATGCGAGAG GTTGTTGAACTCCCCATGCTTCATCCCGAAAAATTTGTGAAGCTTGGAATTGATCCTCCCAAGGGTGTTCTCTGTTATGGTCCTCCAGGAACGGGTAAAACACTTCTAGCTAGAGCTGTGGCTAATAGAACTGATGCTTGTTTTATTCGCGTTATTGGGAGTGAACTTGTTCAGAAATATGTTGGAGAGGGGGCTCGGATGGTTCGGGAGCTATTTCAG ATGGCACGGTCAAAAAAGGCATGTATTGTTTTCTTTGATGAAGTCGATGCTATTGGAGGTGCTCGTTTTGATGATGGTGTGGGTGGTGACAATGAAGTCCAGCGAACAATGCTTGAAATTGTGAATCAGCTTGACGGGTTTGATGCTCGTGGAAACATCAAAGTTCTTATGGCAACAAACAG GCCTGACACGTTAGATCCAGCATTGCTACGACCTGGAAGATTGGATCGTAAGGTTGAGTTTGGCCTTCCTGATTTGGAGAGTAGGacacaaatatttaagatccaCACACGAACAATGAACTGTGAGCGAGACATCCGATTTGAACTTCTTGCTCGGCTATGCCCAAATTCAACTG GAGCTGATATAAGGAGTGTATGCACAGAAGCTGGAATGTACGCCATCCGTGCACGAAGAAAGACAGTAACAGAGAAGGACTTTCTTGATGCAGTAAACAAAGTCATCAAGGGTTACCAGAAGTTCAGTGCAACGCCCAAGTACATGGTGTACAACTGA
- the LOC107434419 gene encoding uncharacterized protein C23H3.12c codes for MRARLVVFPIKGRNWCFTKSVQPSLSDSSTAQQTPSTLRELWTTIFSSNPKSSTSKPELLIDFGVNKMDKAWKGLEKAPEGSFKNKIHGLGLRLLSRIKPSEMFLKSIPKDVTSVEVIYPSSLNARLVRRRLRHIAMRGSVIHKNYFYGSVTLLPLTAVFTVLPLPNIPFFWILFRTYSNWRAFKGSEKLLELVSDGSQTSKSTTVNEDERDDSVTNLKKAFSLRVLQPSKELEELLHRGQEEDGLSKCGILDICKAFDLDRNDVLKYRAST; via the exons ATGAGAGCGAGGCTGGTGGTGTTTCCGATCAAAGGAAGGAACTGGTGTTTCACTAAGTCCGTTCAGCCTTCGCTTTCCGATTCATCCACTGCCCAACAAACTCCGTCTACTCTCAGAGAACTTTGGACTACAATCTTCTCTTCCAATCCCAAATCATCTACCTCCAAGCCCGAACTTCTCATCGATTTCGGTGTCAACAAG ATGGATAAAGCTTGGAAGGGTCTGGAAAAGGCGCCTGAAGGATCTTTTAAGAATAAGATTCATGG GTTGGGATTGCGGCTTTTGTCTCGTATTAAGCCCTCTGAGATGTTTTTGAAGTCTATTCCTAAGGACGTCACCAGTGTTGAAGTCATTTACCCTTCAAG TTTGAATGCGCGGCTTGTGCGTAGAAGGTTACGGCATATTGCCATGAG GGGATCTGTTATTCACAAGAACTACTTCTACGGTTCAGTTACGCTGCTTCCATTGACAGCTGTATTTACT GTTTTACCTTTGCCCAACATTCCATTCTTCTGGATTTTATTTCGCACTTACTCTAATTGGCGTGCATTTAAG GGAAGTGAGAAGCTCCTTGAGCTAGTTTCAGATGGTTCTCAGACTTCAAAGTCTACAACTGTCAATGAGGATGAGCGGGATGACTCTGTGACTAACCTCAAAAAAGCATTTTCTTTGAGG GTGTTGCAGCCATCAAAGGAACTCGAGGAACTCCTTCATCGTGGACAAGAGGAAGACGGTCTTAGTAAATGTGGTATATTGGATATTTGCAAGGCTTTTGATTTGGACAGAAATGATGTTCTAAAGTACAGGGCCTCTACATAG
- the LOC107434277 gene encoding O-fucosyltransferase 36 gives MLEPTDQKHMARTDSSSDEEDDRHHLIEQNERKLPTTNHQSTFHIDDDDVDGGYSTRQFHSQIRRRFNSLSSLNKKYLFAVSLPLLIAVLFFSTDLHGVFSSNLSIIPFDSLSDRLRESELRALYLLRQQQLGLFNLWNQTVVPVASPIPSSNSTPNATATPSNSSVSGSAFGTEQNSFVEDLKSLLLRQISLNKEIQQVLLAPHRSENSTTAGFEYDVGDPSFGAFGPDRCRKVDQKLSDRKTIEWKPNSKKFLFAICLSGQMSNHLICLEKHMFFAALLNRVLVIPSPKVDYQFSRVLDIDHINKCLGRKVVVSFEEFAESKKNHIHIDRFICYFSKPQPCYVDDDHVKKLKNLGISLGKLESPWVEDIKKPNKRTVEDVNSKFSTNEDVIAIGDVFFSDLERDWVMQPGGPIAHNCRTLIEPSRLIMLTAQRFIQTFLGKNFIALHFRRHGFLKFCNAKQPSCFYPIPQAADCITRVVERANTPVIYLSTDAADSETNLLQSLVVLNGKIVPLVKRPARNSAEKWDALLYRHGLQEDSQVEAMLDKTICAMSTVFIGASGSTFTEDILRLRKDWGSASLCDEYLCQGEQPNFIADNE, from the exons ATGTTGGAACCGACGGATCAAAAGCACATGGCCCGGACCGATTCGTCGTCCGACGAAGAAGACGATCGCCACCACCTGATCGAGCAGAACGAGAGGAAGCTCCCCACCACCAATCACCAATCGACGTTCCACATTGACGACGACGACGTCGACGGCGGTTATAGCACCCGCCAATTCCACTCCCAGATACGACGCCGTTTCAATTCCCTCTCTTCCCTCAACAAGAAGTACCTCTTCGCcgtctctctccctctcctcaTTGCCGTCCTTTTCTTCTCCACCGACCTCCACGGCGTCTTCTCCTCCAATCTCTCCATCATTCCCTTCGACTCCCTCTCTGATCGACTGCGCGAGTCCGAATTACGCGCCCTCTACTTGCTCCGGCAGCAGCAGTTGGGTCTTTTCAATCTTTGGAATCAAACCGTCGTCCCTGTTGCTTCTCCGATTCCTTCCTCGAATTCCACTCCCAATGCTACTGCTACTCCGTCCAATAGCTCGGTTTCCGGTTCAGCATTCGGAACCGAACAGAATTCATTCGTTGAGGATCTTAAATCCTTGCTTCTTAGGCAGATTTCATTGAACAAAGAGATTCAGCAGGTCCTTCTCGCTCCCCACCGGTCCGAGAATTCCACCACCGCCGGTTTCGAATACGATGTCGGCGATCCCAGTTTCGGTGCTTTTGGTCCCGATAGGTGTAGGAAAGTGGACCAGAAGTTGTCCGACAGAAAAACCATTGAGTGGAAGCCCAATTCGAAAAAATTTCTGTTCGCCATTTGCCTTTCGGGCCAAATGTCCAACCATTTGATTTGCTTGGAGAAGCATATGTTCTTCGCAGCTCTGCTAAATCGGGTTTTGGTTATTCCTAGTCCCAAAGTGGATTACCAATTCAGTAGGGTGTTGGACATTGATCACATCAATAAATGCTTGGGAAGGAAGGTCGTCGTTTCTTTCGAGGAATTCGCCGAGAGCAAGAAGAATCACATTCATATTGATAGGTTTATATGCTATTTTTCTAAGCCTCAACCTTGTTATGTGGATGATGATCATGTTAAGAAGTTGAAGAATTTGGGGATTTCACTGGGGAAACTTGAGTCTCCGTGGGTGGAAGATATTAAGAAGCCGAATAAAAGGACAGTTGAAGATGTTAACTCCAAGTTTTCCACTAATGAAGATGTTATTGCGATTGGGGATGTTTTCTTCTCCGATTTGGAGCGAGATTGGGTGATGCAGCCGGGTGGTCCTATTGCTCACAACTGCAGGACTCTAATCGAACCCAGCCGTCTCATAATGCTTACCGCGCAGCGCTTTATTCAAACATTCTTGGGAAAGAACTTCATTGCACTTCATTTCAGACGACATGGCTTTTTGAAATTCTG CAATGCCAAACAGCCAAGTTGCTTTTACCCCATTCCCCAAGCTGCGGATTGCATCACACGGGTTGTTGAAAGGGCCAATACACCAGTTATATATCTCTCTACAGACGCAGCTGATAGTGAAACTAATTTACTGCAATCACTAGTCGTACTGAATGGAAAGATTGTACCATTAGTTAAACGCCCTGCTCGAAATTCAGCTGAAAAATGGGATGCTCTATTGTACAGGCATGGCCTTCAGGAGGACTCACAG GTAGAAGCTATGTTGGATAAGACAATCTGTGCCATGTCTACTGTGTTCATCGGAGCCTCTGGATCCACTTTTACAGAGGATATCTTACGTCTTCGGAAGGATTGGGGATCAGCGTCTCTGTGTGATGAGTACCTTTGCCAAGGTGAACAACCCAATTTCATAGCAGACAATGAATga
- the LOC107434456 gene encoding RING-H2 finger protein ATL3, protein MGEDSQLSRTFGESRAVELTGKIMVTAIIVLFVVVVFVLFLHLYAKWFWWRVDQSAADPHQQQSRRRRRSRFVFAPGQDPTIGSLRQGLEPSILRSLPVLVYRPEDFKDGLECAVCLSELVQGEKARLLPKCNHGFHVDCIDMWFQSHSTCPICRNAVAPESSDDDDAAAGSAALAGSVHDENLASGFSTETPNFPTNVLFWGNQTQVSSGGACLELEEGPSSQPLAPPSSSSSSLATSRPDGMLVIDIPGENSSSTVSPSGGRFADEDLKSPVTTRLRSLKRLLSRDKRISPCSPSSIDIEQASRGQS, encoded by the coding sequence ATGGGAGAGGATTCTCAGCTTAGTCGAACTTTCGGCGAGTCCAGAGCCGTTGAGCTTACCGGAAAGATCATGGTGACTGCTATAATAGTACTCTTCGTGGTGGTGGTGTTCGTCCTTTTCCTCCATCTCTACGCCAAATGGTTTTGGTGGCGTGTCGATCAATCCGCAGCTGACCCTCATCAACAACAATCCCGTCGTCGTCGCCGAAGCCGCTTCGTTTTCGCTCCCGGTCAAGACCCAACAATTGGATCTCTTCGACAAGGGCTCGAACCGTCCATACTCAGATCCCTCCCTGTGTTGGTATATCGGCCAGAAGACTTCAAAGACGGGCTCGAATGCGCCGTTTGTCTGTCTGAGCTTGTTCAGGGAGAGAAAGCTCGTCTTCTTCCCAAATGCAACCATGGTTTCCACGTCGATTGCATCGACATGTGGTTTCAGTCCCACTCGACCTGCCCTATTTGCCGGAACGCCGTCGCTCCGGAGAGCTCCGACGACGACGACGCTGCTGCTGGTTCGGCAGCATTGGCAGGAAGTGTTCACGATGAGAATTTGGCTTCTGGGTTTTCCACAGAGACTCCAAATTTCCCCACAAATGTATTGTTTTGGGGGAATCAAACCCAGGTTAGCTCCGGTGGTGCTTGTTTGGAATTGGAAGAAGGCCCTTCTTCTCAACCCCTTGCtccaccttcttcttcttcatcttcgttAGCTACAAGTAGGCCTGATGGAATGCTGGTGATTGACATTCCGGGAGAGAACTCCTCCTCGACGGTATCACCTTCCGGTGGAAGATTCGCCGATGAGGATTTGAAGTCGCCGGTGACGACGAGATTGAGATCATTGAAGAGGCTTCTGAGCAGGGACAAAAGGATAAGTCCCTGCAGTCCCAGCTCTATTGATATTGAGCAAGCAAGCAGAGGACagagttaa
- the LOC107434437 gene encoding uncharacterized protein LOC107434437 isoform X1, whose amino-acid sequence MHLLAEIAATQPAFQNHLGTLRAQAPLHGKVTSRPFTYGNEKRLFSAWRFLDITKNLNFNKWHHEMPSCRLVIKAVATLEPTSVVKNEDAHSGHNNSKLGVDASLPKAQLKTFDENSTELDEREKLRRMRISKANKGNTPWNKGRKHSPETLQRIREGTRLAMQNPKVKMKLVNLGHAQTEETRIKIGVGVRMGWERRRQKLLVQETCHFEWQNLIAEASRQGSVDEEELQWDSYKILDEQLKREWLESVELRKTMPRPKGSKRAPKSLEQRRKIAEAISRKWSDPEYRERVCSALAKYHGTPAGTERKPRRRPTSEAQSTRRSPAKKKVVAEYSSPKTETKIQNQREKLRKRNAPLYKDPLASSKLEMIKNIRAQRAAVETKKSETIERARLLIAEAEKAAKALEVAATKSPIAQASLMETRMLIAEAVQSIESIESGLISSQENGKYPLPSPTPTPTSNEMDGQADMEIDGRKPVLDKADDKKVNGNHSLASSKEEDFDLGKFTLQHIPSGEDEFLPVSSSDYALSPFIFESLIKQSDSGDEPNKVELNKHGEEEKVPPINGSKVETPEEDRPSNLVTVTKKWVCGRLVEVAEGA is encoded by the exons ATGCATTTACTTG CAGAGATTGCTGCTACACAGCCCGCCTTCCAAAACCATCTGGGTACACTCAGGGCTCAGGCCCCTCTTCATGGTAAAGTAACTTCAAGACCATTTACTTATGGAAATGAGAAGAGATTGTTCTCTGCTTGGAGATTTCTGGACATAACTAAAAATTTGAACTTTAACAAGTGGCACCATGAAATGCCTAGCTGTAGACTTGTTATTAAGGCAGTTGCTACTCTTGAACCCACAAGTGTGGTTAAGAATGAAGATGCACACTCTGGTCACAACAATTCAAAGCTGGGTGTAGATGCAAGTCTTCCAAAAGCTCAGCTCAaaacttttgatgaaaattctacagaattggatgagagagagaaattgagaCGAATGAGGATCTCTAAAGCAAATAAAGGGAACACGCCATGGAACAAAGGCAGGAAGCACAGTCCTG AAACCCTTCAGCGGATCAGAGAGGGAACAAGGCTTGCAATGCAGAATCCTAAG GTCAAAATGAAGTTGGTTAACCTTGGACATGCTCAAAC CGAAGAGACAAGGATAAAAATTGGGGTTGGAGTACGAATGGGATGGGAAAGACGACGTCAGAAGCTACTGGTGCAGGAAACTTGCCACTTTGAATGGCAGAACTTAATTGCAGAAGCTTCAAGACAAGGCTCTGTTGATGAGGAAGAGCTGCAATGGGATTCCTACAAGATCTTGGATGAACAGCTTAAGCGTGAGTGGTTGGAGAGTGTCGAACTGAGGAAAACAATGCCTAGGCCAAAAGGAAGCAAGAGAGCACCCAAGTCTCTTGAGCAAAGGAGGAAGATAGCAGAAGCAATCTCTCGAAAATGGTCTGATCCT GAGTACCGCGAACGGGTTTGTTCTGCTTTGGCTAAATATCATGGCACACCAGCTGGAACAGAAAGAAAGCCCAGGAGAAGACCGACTAGTGAAGCACAGTCCACAAGAAGAAGCCCTGCAAAGAAAAAAGTTGTTGCTGAATACAGTTCTCCTAAGACTGaaactaaaattcaaaatcagCGAGAAAAGTTGAGGAAACGCAATGCACCCTTGTATAAAGATCCTTTGGCAAGTTCTAAGCTGGAGATGATAAAAAACATCAGAGCACAGAGAGCAGCAGTAGAAACCAAGAAATCTGAAACCATTGAACGAGCTAG GCTATTGATTGCTGAAGCTGAAAAGGCAGCCAAGGCCCTTGAGGTTGCTGCAACAAAGAGTCCTATTGCTCAAGCTTCTCTCATGGAGACTAGAATGCTTATAGCTGAGGCAGTTCAGTCAATTGAATCTATTGAGTCAGGTTTGATATCCTCCCAGGAGAATGGCAAATACCCTTTACCTTCACCTACACCTACACCTACATCAAACGAAATGGATGGTCAGGCTGACATGGAAATAGATGGTAGAAAGCCGGTTCTGGATAAAGCAGATGACAAAAAAGTGAATGGAAATCATAGCCTAGCATCAAGTAAAGAAGAAGACTTTGATTTAGGGAAGTTCACCTTGCAGCATATACCCAGTGGTGAAGATGAATTTCTCCCAGTGAGTTCCAGTGACTACGCTTTGTCTCCCTTTATTTTTGAGAGCCTAATAAAACAATCAGATTCAGGAGATGAACCTAACAAAGTGGAATTGAACAAACACGGTGAAGAAGAGAAGGTCCCTCCAATCAATGGGTCCAAGGTAGAAACTCCTGAAGAGGATAGGCCTTCTAACTTGGTAACTGTAACTAAAAAGTGGGTTTGCGGGAGGCTCGTTGAAGTAGCAGAAGGAGCTTAG
- the LOC107434437 gene encoding uncharacterized protein LOC107434437 isoform X3, translating into MPSCRLVIKAVATLEPTSVVKNEDAHSGHNNSKLGVDASLPKAQLKTFDENSTELDEREKLRRMRISKANKGNTPWNKGRKHSPETLQRIREGTRLAMQNPKVKMKLVNLGHAQTEETRIKIGVGVRMGWERRRQKLLVQETCHFEWQNLIAEASRQGSVDEEELQWDSYKILDEQLKREWLESVELRKTMPRPKGSKRAPKSLEQRRKIAEAISRKWSDPEYRERVCSALAKYHGTPAGTERKPRRRPTSEAQSTRRSPAKKKVVAEYSSPKTETKIQNQREKLRKRNAPLYKDPLASSKLEMIKNIRAQRAAVETKKSETIERARLLIAEAEKAAKALEVAATKSPIAQASLMETRMLIAEAVQSIESIESGLISSQENGKYPLPSPTPTPTSNEMDGQADMEIDGRKPVLDKADDKKVNGNHSLASSKEEDFDLGKFTLQHIPSGEDEFLPVSSSDYALSPFIFESLIKQSDSGDEPNKVELNKHGEEEKVPPINGSKVETPEEDRPSNLVTVTKKWVCGRLVEVAEGA; encoded by the exons ATGCCTAGCTGTAGACTTGTTATTAAGGCAGTTGCTACTCTTGAACCCACAAGTGTGGTTAAGAATGAAGATGCACACTCTGGTCACAACAATTCAAAGCTGGGTGTAGATGCAAGTCTTCCAAAAGCTCAGCTCAaaacttttgatgaaaattctacagaattggatgagagagagaaattgagaCGAATGAGGATCTCTAAAGCAAATAAAGGGAACACGCCATGGAACAAAGGCAGGAAGCACAGTCCTG AAACCCTTCAGCGGATCAGAGAGGGAACAAGGCTTGCAATGCAGAATCCTAAG GTCAAAATGAAGTTGGTTAACCTTGGACATGCTCAAAC CGAAGAGACAAGGATAAAAATTGGGGTTGGAGTACGAATGGGATGGGAAAGACGACGTCAGAAGCTACTGGTGCAGGAAACTTGCCACTTTGAATGGCAGAACTTAATTGCAGAAGCTTCAAGACAAGGCTCTGTTGATGAGGAAGAGCTGCAATGGGATTCCTACAAGATCTTGGATGAACAGCTTAAGCGTGAGTGGTTGGAGAGTGTCGAACTGAGGAAAACAATGCCTAGGCCAAAAGGAAGCAAGAGAGCACCCAAGTCTCTTGAGCAAAGGAGGAAGATAGCAGAAGCAATCTCTCGAAAATGGTCTGATCCT GAGTACCGCGAACGGGTTTGTTCTGCTTTGGCTAAATATCATGGCACACCAGCTGGAACAGAAAGAAAGCCCAGGAGAAGACCGACTAGTGAAGCACAGTCCACAAGAAGAAGCCCTGCAAAGAAAAAAGTTGTTGCTGAATACAGTTCTCCTAAGACTGaaactaaaattcaaaatcagCGAGAAAAGTTGAGGAAACGCAATGCACCCTTGTATAAAGATCCTTTGGCAAGTTCTAAGCTGGAGATGATAAAAAACATCAGAGCACAGAGAGCAGCAGTAGAAACCAAGAAATCTGAAACCATTGAACGAGCTAG GCTATTGATTGCTGAAGCTGAAAAGGCAGCCAAGGCCCTTGAGGTTGCTGCAACAAAGAGTCCTATTGCTCAAGCTTCTCTCATGGAGACTAGAATGCTTATAGCTGAGGCAGTTCAGTCAATTGAATCTATTGAGTCAGGTTTGATATCCTCCCAGGAGAATGGCAAATACCCTTTACCTTCACCTACACCTACACCTACATCAAACGAAATGGATGGTCAGGCTGACATGGAAATAGATGGTAGAAAGCCGGTTCTGGATAAAGCAGATGACAAAAAAGTGAATGGAAATCATAGCCTAGCATCAAGTAAAGAAGAAGACTTTGATTTAGGGAAGTTCACCTTGCAGCATATACCCAGTGGTGAAGATGAATTTCTCCCAGTGAGTTCCAGTGACTACGCTTTGTCTCCCTTTATTTTTGAGAGCCTAATAAAACAATCAGATTCAGGAGATGAACCTAACAAAGTGGAATTGAACAAACACGGTGAAGAAGAGAAGGTCCCTCCAATCAATGGGTCCAAGGTAGAAACTCCTGAAGAGGATAGGCCTTCTAACTTGGTAACTGTAACTAAAAAGTGGGTTTGCGGGAGGCTCGTTGAAGTAGCAGAAGGAGCTTAG